Genomic segment of Rhodococcus rhodochrous:
CGACACCGACGAACAGCAGCAGTCCGCCGGGGCATGCGACGAGCACGTTCGCCATGACGACCCCGAGCCCGAGCAGTGCCGTGCCGCCGAGGATCGCCAGCGCGGCGCAGATGCGGCGCACCCACGAGTCGCGTACCGGTTCGGGGCGGGTCTCGAGGGGCTGCAGGGCCGCGAGCGCCCGCACGCGGGTCGCCGCACGCGCGGCGCCGTTCGCGGCGACCACCGTCATGCCCGTTCCCACGATCAGACCCGCGAGCACCGTCGTGGTCGTCACCGAGATCGATGTGAGCGGGAGCGGGGCGTCCACGGCCTGCGCGACGGCCACCACGGCCGCGGCGAGTCCGGTCCCGCCGAGCACGCCGAGGACGGCCGCGACGAGACCGACGACGAACGCCTCACCGCGGACACTGCGCCGGATCTGGGCGGACGTCACGCCGACGCAGCGCATCAGGGCCAGTTCGCGGGTGCGCGCGGCGAGCAGGACGGAGAAGGTGTTCGCGATGACCAGGCCGGCCACGACCACCGAGATCGCCGCGAAGCACAGCAGGACGTTGCGCAGCAGGGCGACGTCCCCGACATAGCCGTCGGCGACCGCCGTGGCGCGATCGGCACCCGGCACGACGTCGACACCCGGCATCGGCGCAAGTGCCGCTCGCACGGCGTCGGCGTCACCGACGGCACGGACCTCCCAATCCGTCGTATCGCCGGACCACGACCGCACCTGTGCGACGTCGACGAAGACCGATCCCGGGCTCAGGGCGAGCGGCGATCCGTCGAGATCGACGACGCCGACGACCTCCACGGTGGTCGGGGGCACGGAACCCGTCAGGTCGGCGACGGTGATCTCGTCACCGATCGCCCGGCCGGACGACGAGCCGACGGCCACCTCACCCGGGTTCGACGGCCAGCGGCCGTCCCCGAGTTGCTGCCACCGCAGGGCGCCCTCGGGTGCGATGCTCGTCGCGGTGCCGTTCGAGGACGACCCGTCGGCGCCGATCAGCCGGACGGGACCGCTGACGTCGAGCGCCGCCGCCTCGACTCCCGGTGTCGTGGCGACCAGCGTGAGCACCTCGTCGGGTGCGACGGTGGAGTCGACGGGAAGAGCGACGGCCGCGACCCCCTCGTACCGGGCCGCGGTGGATTTCGAGACCGACGCGCTCACCGTGTCGCCGAGCACGAGGGTCGTGACGACGAACGCGACCGCGACGAAGACCGCCAGCGCGGACGCGACGTACCGCCCCCGATGGGCGCGGGCCTGGGCCAGGACGAGATGCCTCATCGGACCGGCACCACCGTTCGGGAGGTGCGCAGGTCGCGAAGCGCATCGAGCACCGAATCCGCTGTGGGTTGCGCGATCTCACCGGCGAGCCGACCGTCGGCGAGCAGCACCACCCGATCGGAGTAGGAGGCCGCGACCGGATCGTGCGTCACCATCACCACGGTCTGGCCGGTCTCCCGCACGCTCGACCGGAGCATGGAGAGCACCTCCGCGCCGGACTGCGAGTCGAGGTTTCCGGTGGGTTCGTCCGCGAAGATCACGTCGGGCTGCGGCAGGAGCGCCCGCGCTACGGCGACGCGTTGCTGCTGACCGCCGGACATCTCGTGGGGAAGATGGTCGAGCCGGTCGGTCAGACCGAGCCTGCCGGTCACCTCGTCGAACCAGTCCGGCGCCGGGCGCGAGCCTGCCAGCCGCATCGGCAGCAGGATGTTGTCGCGGGCGGTGAGCACGGGCAGCAGATTGAACGCTTGGAAGACGAAACCGATGCGGTCGCGGCGCAGTTCGGTGAGCACCGCATCGGGGGCGGTGCTGATCTCGACGTCGGCGCGGCGGCCGTCACCGTGGAGGATCACGCGCCCGGAATCGACACCGTCGAGACCGGCGAGGGCGTGCATGAGCGTCGACTTGCCGGATCCGGACGGTCCCATGATCGCGGTGAAGCGTCCCCGCTCGAAGGCGATGGACACCCCGTCGAGGGCACGCACCTCGGCGTCGCCGCGGCCGTAGACGCGGACGACCCCCTGAGCCGAACATACCGGTACGAAAGAGCTGATCGAAGTCATGCTTCGACGCTAGAAACGATGCGGCGCACGCACATCGACCCGCGAGTCGATCTTCGCCGCCCCGGTGTCCTCCCCCGGGAGGACCGGTCGTCTCCGGGATGGCACCACGGTCCTACTCCCCCGAGCCGAGCAGATCGTCGGGATGCACGAGACCGGCGCGGAAGGCGAACAGCACCGCCTGCACGCGGTCGCGCGATCCCGTCTTCGCCAGCACCCGGCCCACGTGGGTCTTGACGGTCGTCTCGGAGAGCACGAACCGCTCGGCGATCTCCCCGTTGGTCAGGCCGTGCGCCATCGCGACGAGCACCTCGAGTTCGCGCGGGGTCAGATCCTCGGGCACCGCGACCGGCACCGCGCGCCGCTCCGCACCGTCGAGCAACGGCGAGACGTGGTGCAGCAGTGAGCGGGTCGCGCGCGGGGCCATCACGGCGTCACCGCGGTGCACCGTCCGTACCGCGGCCAGCAGGTCCTCGGGCGGCGCGTCCTTGAGCAGGAAGCCGCTCGCACCGGCGGCGATCGCCTGGACGACGTAGTCGTCGTTGTCGAAGGTGGTGAGCACCACGACCTTCGGCGCGTCGGCGGAGCGCAGCAGCGACCGCGTCGCCGAGATGCCGTCGACCCGCGGCATCTGCACGTCCATCAGCACGACGTCGGCGCGAACCCGTTCGAGTTCGGCGACGGCGGCCTCACCGTCGGACGCCTCGACGACGACCTCGATGTCCGGCTGCGATTCGAGCACCATGCGGAAACCGGCGCGCACGAGCTGCTGGTCGTCGACGAGCCCAACACGGATGGTCGTGTCGGGGCGGGTGTCGCGGGCGGGTTCGGTCACGGACGCCACCCTAGGGGGAGACCGCCGGTGCGGGCAGTTCGGCACGGACCCGGTAGCCGCCACCGTCCCTCGGACCGGCCGCCGCGCGACCGCCGTGCAGCCGGGCCCGCTCCTCGATACCGGTCAGCCCCTGCCCACCCGGGCGGGCCTCGACGAGCGCCGCCGCTCCCCTGCCGTCGTCGACGATCTCGACGACGAGCGTGTCGGGCCGCCAGTCGAGACGGACGTGGGTGCGGGCGCGGGGACCCGCGTGCTTGAGGACGTTGGTGAGCGATTCCTGCACGATCCGGTAGACCGACAGTCCCAGTCCCTCGGGCACCTCGCGGCTCTGCCCGTCGACCGAGAACTCGACCTCGAGCCCGCTCGTGCGCATCTGCTCGACGAGCGCCGGCACGTCGCCGACCCCGGGTGTAGTGGTGAACTCGCGGGGCGTGTCCTCACGGAGCACCGACAGCAACCCGCGCATGTCGGTCAGCGCGCGACGCCCGGTCTCGGCGATGGTGGTCA
This window contains:
- a CDS encoding response regulator transcription factor: MVLESQPDIEVVVEASDGEAAVAELERVRADVVLMDVQMPRVDGISATRSLLRSADAPKVVVLTTFDNDDYVVQAIAAGASGFLLKDAPPEDLLAAVRTVHRGDAVMAPRATRSLLHHVSPLLDGAERRAVPVAVPEDLTPRELEVLVAMAHGLTNGEIAERFVLSETTVKTHVGRVLAKTGSRDRVQAVLFAFRAGLVHPDDLLGSGE
- a CDS encoding FtsX-like permease family protein, with product MRHLVLAQARAHRGRYVASALAVFVAVAFVVTTLVLGDTVSASVSKSTAARYEGVAAVALPVDSTVAPDEVLTLVATTPGVEAAALDVSGPVRLIGADGSSSNGTATSIAPEGALRWQQLGDGRWPSNPGEVAVGSSSGRAIGDEITVADLTGSVPPTTVEVVGVVDLDGSPLALSPGSVFVDVAQVRSWSGDTTDWEVRAVGDADAVRAALAPMPGVDVVPGADRATAVADGYVGDVALLRNVLLCFAAISVVVAGLVIANTFSVLLAARTRELALMRCVGVTSAQIRRSVRGEAFVVGLVAAVLGVLGGTGLAAAVVAVAQAVDAPLPLTSISVTTTTVLAGLIVGTGMTVVAANGAARAATRVRALAALQPLETRPEPVRDSWVRRICAALAILGGTALLGLGVVMANVLVACPGGLLLFVGVVLASRRLVPAAVGAVGDVLARAGGPLAALAAGNARRNPRRTASTATALFIGVTLTSTLVVGIGTLKGGAPDVIDENFPVDMAVTAPERDGLAPEVIERLTAVDRVHSGAELATVDLMIGGTEASVLGVDPAAMASTVRTDVRLPEAGTIVLERSLARSVGVDDGAVVTVGGPVGARELTVATTEIGMPDMIEWSDLTAVAGPVTADTLWLKLDRGLSDEDLVAVSDDLSRIAAAEVPGSDVVGAVQMRQMLEKILDTMLLIVGGLLSVAVVIALIGVGNTMALSVLERRRETAMLRSVGLSRAGVRSLLVREASIIAGVASLLGVVLGLLLGAAGTASVIGTGHIEFGAVPWWQLAAIVLVGGLAGVVASLVPAQRASRVSPVAAMAG
- a CDS encoding ABC transporter ATP-binding protein, with translation MTSISSFVPVCSAQGVVRVYGRGDAEVRALDGVSIAFERGRFTAIMGPSGSGKSTLMHALAGLDGVDSGRVILHGDGRRADVEISTAPDAVLTELRRDRIGFVFQAFNLLPVLTARDNILLPMRLAGSRPAPDWFDEVTGRLGLTDRLDHLPHEMSGGQQQRVAVARALLPQPDVIFADEPTGNLDSQSGAEVLSMLRSSVRETGQTVVMVTHDPVAASYSDRVVLLADGRLAGEIAQPTADSVLDALRDLRTSRTVVPVR